The Candidatus Methylomirabilis limnetica DNA window AGCATACAATCGTTCCTCGACCTGGGAATGCACCAGGTCTTCGACAACAATAAGCGGACAATTGAAAAATATCTGCTCACACTCCGCAGCCGTCACGCGGTGATTTACCCAGCTCTTGAGGACATTTCCCTCGTCCCAAAGAAATCCTGTACACTTGGCCATCTGCTCGTATACGTCCATACGATATGTATATTATGACAGTATACACATGTCAAGAGGATAGACCAACAGACGGGCTGTTGAATTTTTTTCTTGACACTGCTCCGGTCAACATTTATCCTGGGCTGGTTAATCGACATTGACAATCGTTTTCATTTTCTTATGCTATGAAGGCTAAACTTCTCCAATTCCAGCAGTACCTTCATCGAGCCGGGCTGAAGGCGACCCGCCAGCGCGAGTTGATCGCACGGGCCTTCTTCGCCACGACGACGCACGTCAGCGCCGAGGGCCTCTATCGCCAGGTGGGGGGTCGGAACCCACGGATCGGGCTCGTCACCGTCTATCGGACACTGAAACTCCTGAAGAACGCCGGGCTTGCCCATGAGCGACAGTTCGGCGATGGGCGCGGCCTGT harbors:
- a CDS encoding BrnT family toxin produces the protein MDVYEQMAKCTGFLWDEGNVLKSWVNHRVTAAECEQIFFNCPLIVVEDLVHSQVEERLYALGQTDAGRLLLVVFTLRRNLIRVISARDMSKKERREYKAS
- a CDS encoding Fur family transcriptional regulator, giving the protein MKAKLLQFQQYLHRAGLKATRQRELIARAFFATTTHVSAEGLYRQVGGRNPRIGLVTVYRTLKLLKNAGLAHERQFGDGRGLFEHASSERHHDHIICTECGKITEFASCEIEALQEQIVRRLGFSIQYHKLELYGLCRDCGANVSRGPGKVSAIVAG